The following proteins come from a genomic window of Streptomyces liliiviolaceus:
- a CDS encoding cytochrome P450 family protein: MTDTETDETTPAAPEQDRRTQQIQQTDSELGRHLLTARGFHWIYGTSGDPYALTLRAESDDPVVLARRIREAETPLWQSAAGAWVTGRHAVAAEVLADPRLSLRHADLPGPQRHVFSDAWSNPLLCHIIPLDRAFLHASGADHARWERAAAPVLGAGAADGHRKHAERVHQETADGLGASFDLMADYSRPVATEAAAALLGVPDAQRERFAHACLALGVALDAALCPQPLAVTRRLTEAVEDVRALVADLVAARRTEPGDDLLSTVLRADTSGGSGASAAEDALAVGVLTAAVGVEFAAGLINNAVEALLAHPRQWALLGESPELAAGAVEETLRHAPPVRLESRIAAEDLTLAGQDVPAGAQVVVHVGAAGRDPEVFLAPDHFDLTRPVGQGQLALSGPHTSLFGAFARLQAETAVRTLRERHPHLAPADGVQRRMRSPVLGGVLRFTLTTSA, from the coding sequence GTGACCGACACGGAAACCGACGAGACGACCCCCGCCGCACCCGAGCAGGACCGGCGGACCCAGCAGATCCAGCAGACCGACAGCGAGCTCGGCCGCCATCTGCTGACCGCCCGCGGCTTCCACTGGATCTACGGGACCAGCGGCGACCCGTACGCCCTGACCCTGCGCGCGGAGAGCGACGACCCGGTGGTGCTGGCCCGCCGGATACGGGAGGCGGAGACCCCGCTGTGGCAGAGCGCCGCCGGGGCCTGGGTCACCGGCCGGCACGCGGTGGCCGCCGAGGTGCTGGCCGACCCGCGCCTGAGCCTGCGGCACGCCGATCTGCCGGGCCCGCAGCGGCACGTCTTCTCGGACGCGTGGAGCAACCCGCTGCTGTGCCACATCATCCCGCTGGACCGGGCCTTCCTGCACGCCTCGGGCGCCGACCACGCGCGCTGGGAGCGGGCGGCGGCCCCGGTGCTCGGCGCGGGCGCGGCGGACGGCCACCGCAAGCACGCCGAACGCGTCCACCAGGAGACCGCCGACGGGCTCGGCGCCTCCTTCGACCTCATGGCGGACTACTCCCGCCCGGTGGCCACCGAGGCCGCCGCCGCGCTGCTCGGGGTCCCGGACGCGCAGCGCGAGCGGTTCGCCCACGCGTGTCTCGCGCTGGGGGTCGCGCTCGACGCGGCGCTGTGCCCGCAGCCGCTCGCCGTCACCCGCCGGCTCACCGAGGCGGTCGAGGACGTACGCGCCCTCGTCGCCGACCTCGTCGCGGCGCGGCGGACCGAGCCGGGCGACGACCTGCTCAGCACGGTGCTGCGCGCCGACACCTCCGGCGGTTCCGGCGCCTCGGCCGCCGAGGACGCGCTCGCGGTCGGGGTGCTGACCGCCGCGGTGGGCGTCGAGTTCGCCGCCGGACTGATCAACAACGCCGTGGAGGCGCTGCTCGCGCACCCCAGGCAGTGGGCGCTGCTCGGCGAGAGCCCGGAACTCGCCGCCGGGGCGGTGGAGGAGACGCTGCGTCACGCGCCGCCGGTGCGGCTGGAGAGCCGGATCGCCGCCGAGGACCTCACGCTGGCCGGTCAGGACGTCCCCGCCGGCGCGCAGGTCGTCGTCCATGTGGGCGCGGCGGGCCGGGACCCCGAGGTGTTCCTGGCGCCGGACCACTTCGACCTCACCCGGCCCGTGGGGCAGGGGCAGTTGGCGCTGTCCGGCCCGCACACCTCTCTCTTCGGGGCGTTCGCCCGGCTCCAGGCGGAGACCGCGGTACGCACCCTGCGGGAGCGCCACCCGCACCTGGCCCCGGCCGACGGTGTCCAGCGCCGGATGCGCTCCCCCGTCCTGGGCGGAGTCCTGCGCTTCACCCTGACCACCTCCGCGTGA
- a CDS encoding SDR family NAD(P)-dependent oxidoreductase: protein MSATPDTNTAQDTDAAQGTNTAQDTGATPAPSTARDPAAPRGVIVTGGGTGIGRAVARAFADRGDRVLVVGRTPATLARTAEGRPGIDVLTADLTDPDTPRAVTDAALNAFGRIDVLVNNAASGGFAALAETKREAARDQLDTNLLAPLLLTRQTLDALAADGGGTVLNIGSAGALYRRAWPENGIYGAAKAGLDFLTRTWAVELAARGIRVLGLAPGVIDTGIGERSGMTPEAYAGFLQHIATVVPAGRVGRPEDVAWWAVQLTDPRAAYATGAVLAVDGGLSLT from the coding sequence ATGAGCGCGACACCCGACACGAACACGGCACAGGACACGGACGCCGCACAGGGCACGAACACGGCACAGGACACCGGCGCGACCCCCGCACCGAGCACGGCACGGGACCCCGCCGCACCCCGGGGCGTCATCGTCACCGGCGGCGGCACCGGGATCGGGCGGGCCGTGGCCCGTGCCTTCGCCGACCGCGGCGACCGCGTGCTCGTCGTGGGCCGCACGCCCGCGACCCTCGCCCGGACCGCCGAGGGACGTCCCGGCATCGACGTCCTCACCGCCGACCTCACCGACCCGGACACCCCGCGGGCCGTCACCGACGCGGCGCTGAACGCGTTCGGCCGTATCGACGTGCTGGTCAACAACGCGGCCTCCGGCGGTTTCGCCGCCCTCGCGGAGACCAAGCGGGAGGCGGCCCGCGACCAGCTCGACACCAACCTCCTGGCCCCGCTGCTGCTCACCCGGCAGACCCTGGACGCCCTCGCGGCCGACGGCGGCGGGACCGTGCTGAACATCGGCTCGGCCGGCGCGCTGTACCGCCGCGCCTGGCCGGAGAACGGGATCTACGGCGCCGCCAAGGCCGGGCTCGACTTCCTCACCCGGACCTGGGCCGTGGAACTGGCGGCCCGCGGCATCCGGGTCCTGGGCCTCGCCCCGGGCGTGATCGACACCGGTATCGGTGAACGGTCCGGCATGACGCCGGAGGCCTACGCGGGCTTCCTCCAGCACATCGCCACCGTCGTCCCGGCCGGCCGGGTCGGCCGCCCGGAGGACGTCGCCTGGTGGGCGGTCCAGCTCACCGACCCGCGCGCCGCCTACGCGACCGGCGCGGTCCTCGCGGTCGACGGCGGCCTGTCCCTCACCTGA
- a CDS encoding nuclear transport factor 2 family protein has product MAAQAPTAPADVYAEVQHFYARQMRDLDSGEAETWAGTFTEDGAFKPPSLPEPVRGRPALTEGARQAAAGLAAAGETHRHYVGMLTVTPADDGSLTAESLVSIVAVPRGGPARLHLVCVCRDVLVREAGHLLVRDRVVTRDDRP; this is encoded by the coding sequence ATGGCAGCACAGGCCCCGACGGCCCCGGCGGACGTCTACGCCGAGGTACAGCACTTCTACGCACGGCAGATGCGGGACCTCGACTCGGGCGAGGCCGAGACCTGGGCCGGCACCTTCACCGAGGACGGCGCCTTCAAGCCGCCCTCGCTCCCGGAGCCCGTACGCGGTCGCCCGGCCCTGACCGAGGGCGCCCGGCAGGCCGCCGCGGGCCTCGCCGCCGCCGGGGAGACCCACCGCCACTACGTCGGCATGCTCACCGTCACCCCGGCCGACGACGGCTCGCTGACCGCCGAGAGCCTGGTGTCGATCGTCGCCGTCCCGCGCGGCGGCCCCGCCCGGCTGCACCTGGTGTGCGTCTGCCGTGACGTCCTCGTGCGCGAGGCGGGCCACCTGCTGGTCAGGGACAGGGTGGTGACCCGTGACGACCGGCCGTAG
- a CDS encoding cyclase family protein, giving the protein MRIIDLSSPVDAAGFEPDPVVHDVLGPKEAATHMSEEMRDHFGIDFDPAVLPEGEFLSLDRLQLTTHTGTHIDAPSHYGTRASYRDGPPRHIDEMPLDWFFRPAVVLDLSDQGTGAVGADVLERELDRIGHTLSPMDIVLLRTGADAWSGTQKYFTDFTGLDGSAVHLLLDQGVRVIGTDAFSLDAPFGDIIGRYRETGDRSVLWPAHMIGRDREYCQIERLAGLDQLPVSRGFRLACFPVRIAGAGAGWARAVALLDEDE; this is encoded by the coding sequence GTGCGCATCATCGACCTGTCCTCACCCGTGGACGCGGCGGGTTTTGAACCCGATCCCGTGGTGCACGACGTGCTCGGCCCGAAGGAGGCCGCCACGCACATGAGCGAGGAGATGCGCGACCACTTCGGGATCGACTTCGATCCGGCGGTCCTGCCGGAGGGCGAGTTCCTCTCGCTCGACCGGCTCCAGCTGACGACCCACACCGGGACGCACATCGACGCGCCCTCGCACTACGGCACGCGCGCCTCCTACCGGGACGGCCCGCCCCGGCACATCGACGAGATGCCGCTCGACTGGTTCTTCCGGCCCGCGGTGGTCCTCGACCTGAGCGACCAGGGCACCGGCGCGGTCGGCGCCGACGTGCTGGAGCGGGAGCTGGACCGGATCGGCCACACCCTGTCGCCCATGGACATCGTGCTGCTGCGCACCGGCGCCGACGCGTGGTCGGGGACGCAGAAGTACTTCACGGACTTCACCGGCCTCGACGGCTCGGCCGTGCACCTGCTGCTCGACCAGGGCGTACGGGTGATCGGCACGGACGCCTTCAGCCTGGACGCGCCGTTCGGCGACATCATCGGCCGCTACCGCGAGACCGGGGACCGCTCGGTGCTCTGGCCCGCCCACATGATCGGCCGCGACCGGGAGTACTGCCAGATCGAACGGCTCGCGGGGCTGGACCAGTTGCCCGTCTCCCGCGGCTTCCGGCTCGCCTGCTTCCCCGTACGGATCGCCGGTGCGGGCGCGGGCTGGGCGAGGGCGGTGGCACTGCTCGACGAGGACGAGTGA
- a CDS encoding class I SAM-dependent methyltransferase: MYGRELADVYEAVYRSRGKDWGEEAADVSRLIAERRPGADSLLDVACGTGAHLSVFGERFEVAEGLEIAEPMRRLAEQRLPGTTVHAGDMRDFSLGRTYTAVSCMFCAIGYLGTLDDMRSAVRSMAAHLEPGGVLVVEPWWFPENFIEGYVAGDLAREEHRTIARISHTTRKGRATRMEVRFTVGDAAGIQQFTEIDVLHLFTKEEYAAAFTDAGCSVEFLEDGPTGRGLFVGVREKTGVREKN; encoded by the coding sequence ATGTACGGCCGGGAACTCGCGGACGTGTACGAGGCCGTCTACCGCAGCCGGGGCAAGGACTGGGGGGAGGAGGCCGCGGACGTCTCGCGGCTCATCGCCGAACGCCGCCCGGGAGCGGACTCGCTGCTCGACGTCGCCTGCGGCACGGGCGCCCATCTCAGCGTGTTCGGCGAGCGGTTCGAGGTCGCCGAGGGGCTGGAGATCGCGGAGCCGATGCGCCGGCTCGCCGAGCAGCGGCTGCCGGGCACCACGGTCCACGCGGGCGACATGCGCGACTTCTCGCTGGGCCGCACCTACACCGCGGTGAGCTGCATGTTCTGCGCCATCGGCTATCTGGGGACGCTGGACGACATGCGGTCCGCCGTCCGGTCGATGGCCGCGCACCTGGAGCCCGGCGGCGTCCTGGTCGTCGAACCCTGGTGGTTCCCCGAGAACTTCATCGAGGGCTATGTCGCGGGTGACCTGGCCCGTGAGGAGCACCGCACGATCGCGCGGATCTCGCACACCACCCGCAAGGGCCGGGCCACCCGCATGGAGGTCCGTTTCACCGTGGGGGACGCCGCCGGTATCCAGCAGTTCACCGAGATCGACGTACTGCACCTGTTCACCAAGGAGGAGTACGCCGCCGCGTTCACCGACGCGGGCTGCTCCGTGGAATTCCTGGAGGACGGTCCCACCGGCCGCGGCCTTTTCGTCGGTGTACGCGAGAAGACCGGCGTACGCGAGAAGAACTGA
- the rfbA gene encoding glucose-1-phosphate thymidylyltransferase RfbA → MKGIILAGGTGTRLHPITVSVSKQLLPVGDKPMIYYPLSVLMLADIKEILLICTERDLDQFRTLLGDGSQLGVHIDYAVQNRPAGLAEAFVIGADHVGDDDVALVLGDNIFHGYHFYDLLQSNVRDVQGCVLFGYPVEDPERYGVGETDASGRLVSLEEKPARPRSDLAITGLYLYDNEVVDIAKNLRPSARGELEITDVNRNYLARGRARLVDLGRGFAWLDAGTPESLLQAAQYVRTLEERQGVRIACVEEVALRMGFIDADDCYRLGEKMSQSGYGQYVMSVAREMAP, encoded by the coding sequence ATGAAGGGGATTATTCTCGCCGGCGGTACGGGAACAAGGCTCCATCCGATAACCGTTTCCGTATCGAAGCAGCTTCTCCCGGTCGGCGACAAGCCGATGATCTACTATCCGCTCTCGGTACTGATGCTCGCGGACATCAAGGAGATCCTGCTCATCTGCACCGAGCGCGACCTGGACCAGTTCCGCACCCTTCTGGGCGACGGCTCGCAGCTCGGCGTCCATATCGACTACGCGGTGCAGAACCGGCCGGCCGGGCTGGCCGAGGCCTTCGTGATCGGCGCCGACCATGTGGGCGACGACGACGTGGCGCTGGTCCTGGGCGACAACATCTTCCACGGCTACCACTTCTACGACCTGCTCCAGAGCAACGTCAGGGACGTACAGGGCTGTGTGCTGTTCGGTTATCCCGTGGAGGACCCGGAGCGCTACGGGGTGGGCGAGACCGACGCGTCGGGGCGTCTGGTGTCCCTGGAGGAGAAGCCGGCCCGGCCGCGCTCCGACCTCGCCATCACCGGGCTCTATCTCTACGACAACGAAGTGGTGGACATCGCCAAGAATCTCCGCCCCTCGGCGCGCGGAGAACTGGAGATCACCGACGTCAACCGGAATTACCTGGCCCGCGGCCGAGCCCGTCTGGTCGACCTCGGCCGCGGTTTCGCCTGGCTCGACGCCGGAACTCCGGAATCCCTGCTCCAGGCCGCCCAATATGTGCGGACCCTCGAAGAACGGCAGGGTGTGCGCATCGCCTGCGTCGAGGAGGTCGCGCTCCGGATGGGATTCATCGACGCGGACGACTGCTACCGGCTCGGCGAGAAGATGTCCCAGTCGGGATACGGCCAGTACGTGATGTCGGTGGCCCGCGAAATGGCGCCCTGA
- a CDS encoding DegT/DnrJ/EryC1/StrS family aminotransferase, which yields MTTLVWDYRQEYENERADILDAVETVFNSGQLVLGDSVRGFEQEFAGYHGASHCVGVDNGTNAIKLALQSLGVGPGDEVVTVSNTAAPTVIAIDSVGATPVFVDVHPDSYLMDTAQVAAVLTPRTRCLLPVHLYGQCVDLAPLEALAAEHGLVLVEDCAQAHGARRDGRLAGTTGDAAAFSFYPTKVLGAYGDGGAVVTSRDDAHRALRRLRYYGMEERYYVVGTPGHNSRLDEVQAEILRRKLGRLDTYVQGRQAVARRYEEGLGDTDLVLPHTVPGNEHVYYVYTVRHPRRDDIIKALKTYDIELNISYPWPVHTMSGFAHLGYGAGSLPVTEELAGQIFSLPMYPALAPDVQDKVISAVRDVLDSL from the coding sequence ATGACGACTCTCGTATGGGACTACCGGCAGGAATACGAGAACGAACGCGCCGATATTCTGGACGCCGTGGAAACGGTCTTCAACTCGGGTCAGCTCGTCCTCGGTGACAGTGTCCGCGGCTTCGAGCAGGAGTTCGCCGGCTACCACGGCGCGAGCCACTGCGTCGGCGTCGACAACGGCACCAACGCGATCAAGCTGGCGCTCCAGTCGCTCGGCGTCGGCCCCGGGGACGAGGTCGTCACGGTGTCCAACACCGCGGCCCCCACCGTGATCGCGATCGACTCGGTGGGCGCCACCCCGGTGTTCGTCGACGTCCACCCGGACAGCTACCTCATGGACACCGCGCAGGTGGCCGCCGTCCTCACCCCCCGGACCCGGTGCCTGCTCCCCGTCCACCTCTACGGGCAGTGCGTCGACCTGGCGCCCCTGGAGGCGCTCGCCGCCGAGCACGGACTGGTCCTCGTCGAGGACTGCGCCCAGGCCCACGGCGCCCGCCGCGACGGACGGCTGGCCGGCACGACCGGGGACGCCGCCGCCTTCTCCTTCTACCCGACGAAGGTGCTCGGCGCCTACGGCGACGGCGGGGCCGTGGTGACCTCCCGGGACGACGCCCACCGGGCCCTGCGCCGGCTGCGCTACTACGGCATGGAGGAGCGGTACTACGTCGTCGGCACCCCGGGCCACAACTCCCGGCTCGACGAGGTGCAGGCCGAGATCCTGCGGCGCAAACTGGGCCGCCTCGACACCTACGTACAAGGGCGGCAGGCCGTCGCCCGCCGCTACGAGGAGGGGCTCGGCGACACCGACCTGGTGCTGCCGCACACGGTCCCCGGCAACGAGCACGTGTACTACGTCTACACGGTGCGCCACCCCCGGCGCGACGACATCATCAAGGCCCTGAAGACGTACGACATCGAGCTGAACATCAGCTATCCCTGGCCGGTGCACACGATGTCCGGGTTCGCCCACCTCGGCTACGGGGCGGGCTCGCTGCCCGTCACCGAGGAACTGGCGGGCCAGATCTTCTCGCTGCCCATGTATCCGGCCCTCGCGCCGGACGTCCAGGACAAGGTGATCAGCGCGGTGCGTGACGTGCTGGACAGCCTCTGA